The Pectobacterium carotovorum genome includes a window with the following:
- the kdgT gene encoding 2-keto-3-deoxygluconate transporter: MKIKQAIDKIPGGLMLVPLFLGALCNTFTPGAGKYLGSFSNGLITGTIPILAVWFFCMGASIEFKATGTMLRKSGVLVVTKIATAWVVALIAGTFLPGDGIQNGMLAGISVLALVAAMDMTNGGLYAALMNQYGSKEEAGAFVLMSLESGPLMTMVILGASGIATFEPQLFVGAVLPFLIGFALGNLDPDLRKLFGNSVQTLIPFFAFALGNTINLAVILQTGFAGIFLGLLVIVVTGIPLILADKFIGGGNGTAGVAASSSAGAAVATPLLIANMAPEFAPVAQQATALVATSVIVTSVLVPVITALWAKRFSPKHA; encoded by the coding sequence ATGAAAATCAAACAAGCTATTGATAAAATCCCAGGGGGATTAATGCTGGTGCCGCTCTTTTTGGGCGCACTCTGTAATACCTTTACGCCAGGCGCGGGGAAATATTTAGGGTCTTTCAGTAACGGCCTGATTACCGGCACTATCCCTATTCTGGCAGTCTGGTTTTTCTGCATGGGTGCGTCCATCGAATTTAAAGCGACGGGAACGATGCTGAGAAAATCAGGCGTTCTGGTAGTCACCAAAATCGCCACGGCCTGGGTTGTGGCGCTGATCGCGGGCACATTCTTGCCGGGAGATGGCATCCAAAACGGTATGCTGGCCGGGATCTCCGTGCTGGCGCTAGTCGCGGCAATGGACATGACGAACGGCGGTTTGTACGCCGCACTGATGAACCAATACGGCTCGAAAGAAGAGGCAGGCGCGTTCGTCCTGATGTCTCTGGAATCCGGCCCGTTGATGACCATGGTCATTCTGGGTGCCAGCGGCATTGCCACCTTTGAACCTCAGCTATTTGTCGGCGCGGTCCTGCCTTTCCTGATTGGTTTCGCACTAGGCAACCTGGACCCGGACCTGAGAAAGCTGTTCGGTAATTCAGTACAAACGCTGATTCCTTTCTTCGCTTTTGCGTTGGGCAACACGATTAATTTAGCCGTGATCCTTCAAACTGGCTTCGCGGGTATCTTCCTCGGCCTGCTGGTGATTGTGGTTACGGGTATTCCGTTGATTCTGGCGGATAAATTCATCGGCGGCGGTAATGGAACCGCAGGCGTGGCCGCATCCAGCAGCGCAGGTGCCGCCGTCGCCACACCTCTGCTCATCGCCAATATGGCTCCAGAATTCGCGCCGGTTGCTCAACAGGCGACAGCGCTAGTCGCCACCAGCGTCATCGTGACGTCAGTATTGGTGCCCGTCATCACGGCATTATGGGCAAAACGCTTTTCACCTAAACACGCATAA
- a CDS encoding ABC transporter ATP-binding protein, producing the protein MAELLIQHLSVTFPDTSEAVLDIPALSIRSGERVAVMGPSGSGKTTLVNAITGMDHSGTGSVQWEKQDIWQMNEAERDRWRAQHIGLVMQDFHLFPGLNALENVLLPAQFHHWRIPASLRQRAADLLAQVGLDTAKRPIEVLSRGEKQRVAVARALLSKPDIIVADEPTASLDAHSGEQIADLLVTLARDSRATLIAITHDVRLASQMSRCIQLEKGRLVADTPYQEDRA; encoded by the coding sequence ATGGCTGAGTTATTGATTCAACACCTAAGTGTGACCTTCCCCGATACGTCTGAGGCAGTGCTGGATATTCCCGCGCTGTCTATTCGTTCTGGCGAGCGGGTTGCGGTGATGGGGCCTTCCGGTTCCGGTAAGACCACGCTGGTGAATGCTATTACCGGGATGGATCACAGCGGAACGGGCAGTGTGCAGTGGGAAAAGCAGGATATCTGGCAGATGAACGAAGCGGAACGCGACCGCTGGCGGGCGCAGCATATTGGATTGGTGATGCAGGATTTCCATCTTTTCCCCGGTCTGAATGCGCTGGAAAACGTCTTGCTGCCCGCACAGTTTCACCACTGGCGGATCCCCGCATCGCTCAGGCAGCGTGCGGCGGATTTGCTGGCACAGGTGGGGCTGGATACCGCGAAACGCCCGATTGAAGTGCTATCACGCGGCGAGAAGCAGCGGGTTGCCGTCGCGAGAGCGTTGCTCAGCAAGCCAGATATTATCGTTGCCGATGAACCAACAGCCAGTCTGGACGCGCACAGCGGCGAGCAGATTGCCGATCTGCTGGTGACGCTGGCGCGCGATAGCCGTGCAACGCTTATCGCGATTACGCACGATGTGCGTCTGGCTTCGCAGATGTCGCGCTGTATTCAACTGGAAAAAGGACGCCTCGTGGCGGACACGCCGTATCAGGAGGATCGCGCATGA
- a CDS encoding FtsX-like permease family protein → MIPWRLIWVDWRRLWPGVLVVVLLIAMATALSISVSLQERALRMGSAKAADRFDLVIGAPGSETQLVLSSVFLQPSALTLIPAQVLTDLEKNPLVAWAAPVAFGDFYQGMPIVGTTPPLVTDNGKRQLTAGRVFNDGFEAVVGAQTGLTVGSTFSPIHGQVGVEGAHAHDDVIYTVVGVLPADGSAWDKAILVPVNAVWRVHGIHPPHGADDAHHDHDAHEHEGEHDEHGHDETAHTEGEQHADEHHNDAHPAEGAESDDHHADTDAAQPVTASHADEHDEAEAHGHAHQAGLPAIVVKPKTIAGAYQLRSLYRSNTTLAVFPGEVLVKLYSMLGDIRELLTYISLGTQGLVGVAVAMVAVIHLRQRQKQIGALRAFGAPRYGIFTLIWSGLMSLVSVGVLLGVGLGYLAARAIAVVMSEKSGFVLPVTLEWEDIHFVLLLLLVAAVVLTIPAMLSYRQSPATALRGE, encoded by the coding sequence ATGATTCCTTGGCGTCTTATCTGGGTCGACTGGCGTCGGCTCTGGCCGGGTGTGCTGGTCGTGGTGTTGCTGATCGCGATGGCGACAGCGTTAAGTATTTCGGTGAGTTTGCAGGAAAGAGCGCTGCGCATGGGCAGTGCCAAAGCCGCTGACCGTTTTGATCTGGTGATTGGCGCGCCGGGGAGTGAAACCCAACTGGTGCTGTCGTCCGTGTTCCTGCAACCGTCTGCGCTGACGTTGATTCCCGCGCAGGTGCTGACCGATCTGGAAAAGAACCCACTGGTCGCCTGGGCGGCACCGGTTGCGTTTGGTGATTTCTATCAGGGGATGCCGATTGTCGGTACCACGCCACCGCTGGTTACGGATAACGGTAAGCGGCAGCTTACCGCCGGACGCGTGTTCAACGACGGCTTTGAGGCCGTAGTAGGGGCGCAAACGGGGCTGACCGTGGGGAGTACGTTCAGTCCCATTCATGGTCAGGTGGGCGTGGAAGGGGCGCATGCGCACGATGACGTCATCTACACCGTTGTCGGCGTGCTGCCTGCTGACGGCAGCGCGTGGGATAAAGCGATTCTGGTGCCGGTGAACGCGGTATGGCGGGTACACGGCATCCACCCACCGCATGGTGCGGACGATGCGCACCACGATCATGACGCACATGAGCATGAGGGGGAGCATGACGAACATGGGCATGATGAAACCGCACATACGGAAGGCGAGCAGCATGCTGATGAGCACCATAATGATGCTCATCCCGCGGAAGGTGCAGAAAGCGACGATCATCATGCCGATACTGATGCCGCTCAGCCGGTAACGGCTTCACACGCTGACGAACACGACGAGGCAGAAGCACACGGCCATGCGCATCAGGCTGGTTTGCCCGCTATCGTGGTGAAACCGAAAACAATCGCGGGGGCCTATCAGCTGCGTTCGCTGTATCGCAGCAATACAACGCTGGCGGTGTTCCCCGGCGAAGTGCTGGTGAAGCTCTACTCGATGCTGGGCGATATTCGTGAACTGCTGACCTATATCTCGCTGGGGACGCAGGGGCTTGTGGGCGTCGCGGTGGCGATGGTGGCGGTTATCCACCTGCGGCAGCGGCAGAAACAGATCGGCGCACTCCGTGCCTTTGGCGCACCGCGTTACGGCATTTTCACGCTGATTTGGAGTGGGCTGATGTCGCTGGTGAGCGTCGGCGTACTGCTGGGCGTCGGCCTGGGCTACCTTGCGGCCCGTGCGATTGCGGTGGTCATGAGCGAAAAAAGTGGCTTCGTTCTGCCAGTGACGCTGGAATGGGAAGACATCCACTTCGTCCTGCTTCTGTTGCTGGTCGCCGCCGTGGTGCTCACGATTCCGGCTATGCTGTCCTACCGTCAATCACCCGCAACGGCGCTACGCGGCGAGTAA
- a CDS encoding Tex family protein, translating into MNDSLSHIIASELQARTEQVDAAVRLLDEGNTVPFIARYRKEVTGGLDDTQLRQLETRLGYLRELEDRRQTILKSIDEQGKLTPQLATAINGTLSKTELEDLYLPYKPKRRTRGQIAIEAGLEPLADGLWQDPSQDPELTAQAYVDAEKGVADVKAALDGARYILMERFAEDATLLAKVRNYLWKNAHLVSRVVEGKEEEGAKFRDYFDHHEPIAQVPSHRALAMFRGRNEGVLQLALNADPQHEEAPRESYCEQIIIDHLNLRLGNAAADSWRRAVISWTWRIKVLLHLETELMGSVREKAEDEAINVFARNMHDLLMAAPAGMRATMGLDPGLRTGVKVAVVDATGKLVATDTIYPHTGQAAKAATVVAALCLKHQVELVAIGNGTASRETERFFLDTQKQFPDIKAQKVIVSEAGASVYSASELAALEFPDLDVSLRGAVSIARRLQDPLAELVKIDPKSIGVGQYQHDVSQSLLAKKLDAVVEDCVNAVGVDLNTASVALLTRVAGLTRMMAQNIVTWRDENGRFHNREQLLKVSRLGPKAFEQCAGFLRINHGDNPLDASTVHPEAYPVVERILAATEQALQALMGNPNALRNLKPADFTDERFGVPTVTDIIKELEKPGRDPRPEFKTASFAEGVETLNDLLPGMILEGSVTNVTNFGAFVDIGVHQDGLVHISSLADHFVDDPHKVVKAGDIVKVKVMEVDLQRKRIALTMRLDEQPGETSSRRGGGNARGDNNTSSRQPAGKSRPRPANAPATGNSAMGDALAAAFKKR; encoded by the coding sequence ATGAATGATTCATTAAGCCACATTATCGCCAGCGAATTGCAGGCGCGTACGGAGCAGGTAGACGCCGCAGTCCGTCTGCTGGACGAAGGAAATACCGTCCCTTTTATCGCCCGTTACCGTAAAGAAGTGACCGGCGGGCTGGATGACACCCAGTTGCGTCAGCTCGAAACGCGTCTCGGCTACCTGCGTGAACTGGAAGATCGACGCCAGACTATTCTGAAATCCATCGACGAGCAGGGAAAATTAACCCCACAGCTCGCCACTGCCATTAACGGCACACTGAGCAAAACCGAGCTGGAAGATCTCTATCTGCCGTATAAACCGAAGCGCCGCACGCGCGGCCAAATCGCGATTGAAGCCGGTCTGGAACCGCTGGCCGACGGCCTGTGGCAAGACCCAAGCCAGGATCCGGAGCTGACGGCTCAGGCTTATGTCGATGCCGAGAAAGGCGTAGCGGACGTGAAAGCCGCGCTGGACGGCGCGCGTTACATCCTGATGGAACGCTTTGCCGAAGATGCCACGCTGCTGGCAAAAGTGCGTAACTACCTGTGGAAAAACGCCCATCTGGTTTCCCGTGTCGTGGAAGGGAAAGAGGAAGAAGGCGCGAAGTTCCGTGACTATTTCGATCATCATGAACCGATTGCTCAGGTGCCTTCACACCGCGCACTGGCGATGTTCCGTGGCCGTAACGAAGGCGTGCTGCAGCTGGCGCTGAATGCCGATCCGCAACATGAAGAAGCGCCGCGTGAGAGCTACTGCGAACAGATTATTATCGACCACCTAAACCTGCGTTTGGGGAATGCCGCAGCAGACAGCTGGCGACGCGCGGTGATTAGCTGGACGTGGCGTATTAAAGTGCTGCTGCACCTTGAAACCGAACTGATGGGCAGCGTGCGCGAAAAGGCCGAAGATGAAGCAATCAACGTCTTCGCCCGCAACATGCACGACCTGCTGATGGCCGCTCCGGCAGGCATGCGCGCCACGATGGGTCTCGATCCCGGCCTGCGTACTGGCGTAAAAGTCGCGGTGGTGGATGCCACGGGCAAGCTGGTCGCGACCGACACCATTTATCCGCATACCGGTCAGGCAGCTAAAGCGGCTACGGTTGTGGCCGCGCTGTGCCTCAAGCATCAGGTTGAGCTGGTGGCGATCGGCAACGGTACCGCCTCACGTGAAACCGAGCGTTTCTTCCTCGACACGCAGAAACAGTTCCCAGATATCAAAGCACAGAAAGTGATCGTCAGCGAAGCAGGCGCGTCGGTGTATTCCGCCTCCGAGCTAGCTGCGCTGGAATTCCCCGATCTGGATGTCTCGCTGCGCGGCGCGGTGTCGATCGCCCGTCGTTTGCAGGATCCGCTGGCGGAGCTGGTGAAGATCGACCCGAAATCCATCGGCGTGGGCCAGTATCAGCATGATGTAAGCCAGAGTCTGCTAGCGAAGAAACTGGATGCGGTGGTCGAAGACTGCGTAAACGCCGTCGGCGTTGACCTGAACACCGCGTCCGTGGCGCTGTTAACGCGTGTCGCCGGACTGACGCGCATGATGGCGCAAAATATTGTGACCTGGCGCGATGAGAATGGCCGCTTCCACAACCGCGAACAGCTGCTGAAAGTCAGCCGTCTGGGGCCAAAAGCCTTTGAACAGTGTGCGGGCTTTCTGCGCATCAACCACGGCGATAACCCACTGGATGCTTCTACCGTCCACCCGGAAGCGTATCCGGTCGTAGAGCGCATTCTGGCGGCAACCGAACAGGCGTTGCAGGCGCTGATGGGGAACCCCAACGCGCTGCGTAACCTGAAACCAGCAGATTTCACCGATGAGCGTTTCGGTGTACCGACCGTGACCGACATCATCAAAGAGCTGGAAAAACCGGGCCGCGATCCGCGTCCTGAGTTTAAAACCGCCAGCTTCGCCGAGGGAGTGGAAACCTTAAACGATCTGCTGCCGGGCATGATTCTGGAAGGGTCGGTCACCAACGTCACCAACTTTGGCGCGTTTGTGGATATCGGCGTCCATCAGGACGGTTTGGTCCACATTTCGTCACTGGCCGATCATTTCGTCGATGACCCGCACAAGGTCGTGAAAGCAGGCGACATCGTAAAAGTGAAAGTGATGGAAGTGGATCTGCAACGCAAGCGCATCGCGCTGACCATGCGCCTTGATGAACAGCCGGGTGAGACGTCATCGCGCCGTGGCGGTGGCAATGCGCGCGGCGATAACAACACCTCATCGCGTCAGCCAGCAGGTAAATCACGTCCTCGTCCGGCTAACGCACCCGCTACAGGCAACAGCGCGATGGGTGATGCGTTAGCCGCCGCCTTTAAAAAGCGTTAA
- the kduI gene encoding 5-dehydro-4-deoxy-D-glucuronate isomerase: MDVRQSVHSEHAKTLDTTELRKKFLIEQIFTPNQYTMTYSHIDRIVVGGIMPVDGEITFDDGIGKQFGVNYFLERRELGLINIGGPAKIVIDGTSYEVGNEEALYVGKGTKALAFSSLDKAKPAKLYYNSAPAHAVYPTRIITQDDAIKAPLGDVKTCNKRTICKYLVPEVVDTCQLSMGLTRLAEGSNWNSMPTHTHERRMEVYFYFDMAEDTIIFHMMGEPHETRHLVMHNEQAVISPSWSIHTGVGTKNYAFIWGMIGENLTFDDMDHIAMLDLR, encoded by the coding sequence ATGGACGTACGACAAAGTGTACACAGTGAACATGCGAAAACGCTTGATACCACTGAGCTGAGAAAGAAATTTCTGATTGAGCAGATATTTACGCCAAATCAGTACACCATGACTTACAGCCATATCGACCGTATTGTGGTGGGCGGAATTATGCCAGTGGATGGCGAGATAACGTTTGACGACGGTATCGGCAAACAGTTTGGCGTGAACTATTTTCTTGAGCGGCGTGAACTGGGGCTGATTAATATCGGCGGCCCGGCAAAAATTGTCATCGACGGCACAAGCTATGAAGTTGGCAATGAGGAAGCGCTCTATGTCGGAAAGGGAACCAAAGCCTTAGCATTCAGCAGCCTGGATAAAGCCAAACCGGCAAAACTGTATTATAACAGCGCACCGGCGCATGCCGTTTACCCGACACGCATCATTACGCAGGACGATGCGATCAAAGCACCGTTGGGAGACGTCAAAACCTGCAACAAGCGGACGATTTGCAAATATCTGGTGCCGGAAGTGGTGGACACCTGCCAGCTGAGTATGGGATTAACGCGTCTGGCGGAAGGCAGCAACTGGAATTCCATGCCGACACATACCCATGAACGCAGAATGGAAGTGTACTTCTATTTTGACATGGCGGAAGACACCATTATTTTCCATATGATGGGTGAGCCGCATGAAACGCGCCATCTGGTGATGCATAACGAGCAGGCGGTAATCTCCCCCAGTTGGTCGATTCACACCGGCGTCGGCACGAAAAACTATGCCTTTATCTGGGGCATGATCGGCGAAAACCTGACGTTTGACGATATGGACCATATCGCAATGTTGGATTTACGCTAA
- a CDS encoding citrate synthase, which yields MTVRTSTLTAEGQASIALEMRSGVLGKAAVDIRPLGENGLCSYDPGFANTAGCESAITYIDAVNSVLLHRGFPVEQLAEQCDFTEVCYILLHGEAPSAEAYAKFADNITRHTLVHEQITRMFSGFRRDSHPMALMCAVVGALAAFYHDVLDIHNAEHRELAAVRLLSKMPTLAAMCYKYSIEQPSVYPRNSLSYTGNFLHMLFSIPAEKYEVNPVLERAMNRILILHADHGQCPSTMAVRASGSSGANPFACIAAGLASMWGPLHGGANEACMRMLEEIKTVDRVPEFVRRAKDRCDSFRLMGFGNSVYQHFDPRAAILRKTCYEVLNELGTEDSLLQVAMELEHIAMTDAYFLENRLYPSVDFYTSVILKAMGLPPSMFTVISTVGRTIGWIAHWDEMHKQDEISIYRPRQIYTGQPRRDYVSKKD from the coding sequence ATGACAGTCAGAACGTCCACGTTGACGGCAGAAGGGCAGGCGAGTATCGCGCTGGAGATGCGTTCCGGCGTGCTGGGGAAAGCGGCGGTGGATATTCGCCCGCTTGGTGAAAATGGGCTGTGTAGCTATGATCCCGGTTTTGCCAATACGGCAGGATGTGAATCGGCGATTACCTATATTGATGCGGTGAATAGCGTGCTGCTGCATCGGGGTTTCCCTGTCGAACAGCTTGCTGAGCAGTGTGACTTTACCGAAGTCTGTTACATCCTGCTGCATGGCGAAGCGCCTTCGGCGGAGGCGTATGCGAAATTTGCCGACAACATTACCCGCCATACGCTGGTTCATGAGCAAATTACCCGGATGTTCAGCGGTTTTCGTCGCGATTCCCATCCGATGGCGCTGATGTGCGCGGTGGTGGGCGCGCTGGCTGCGTTCTATCACGATGTGTTGGATATCCATAATGCGGAGCATCGCGAGCTGGCGGCGGTGCGGCTGCTGTCGAAAATGCCGACGCTGGCGGCGATGTGCTACAAATATTCCATCGAACAGCCGTCTGTTTATCCCCGCAATTCACTCTCTTATACCGGCAACTTCCTGCACATGCTGTTTTCAATTCCGGCGGAGAAATATGAGGTGAATCCGGTGCTGGAACGGGCGATGAACCGTATCCTGATTCTGCATGCCGATCATGGTCAATGCCCGTCAACGATGGCGGTCAGAGCGTCTGGTTCTTCCGGCGCAAACCCGTTTGCCTGCATTGCGGCTGGGTTGGCATCGATGTGGGGGCCGCTGCACGGCGGAGCGAACGAAGCCTGTATGCGCATGCTGGAAGAGATCAAAACGGTCGATCGCGTCCCTGAATTCGTACGACGTGCGAAAGATCGCTGTGACTCATTCCGCCTGATGGGGTTCGGTAACTCGGTCTACCAGCATTTTGATCCCCGCGCGGCGATTCTGCGTAAAACCTGTTACGAAGTGCTCAATGAACTGGGTACGGAAGACAGCCTGTTGCAGGTGGCGATGGAGCTGGAACATATCGCCATGACCGATGCGTATTTTCTGGAGAATAGACTGTATCCGAGCGTCGATTTCTATACGTCGGTCATCCTGAAAGCGATGGGGCTGCCGCCGTCCATGTTTACGGTCATTTCCACCGTCGGCAGGACGATCGGTTGGATTGCGCATTGGGATGAGATGCACAAGCAGGATGAAATCAGCATCTACCGTCCGCGCCAAATTTATACCGGACAGCCGCGCCGTGATTATGTTTCCAAAAAAGACTGA
- a CDS encoding IclR family transcriptional regulator, whose product MNIFQQLEHSKAPAAVRLVMIIDYIAKHDEASFTEICTDLSIPKSSVHHLLEVLVVTQLLRQRADGRYVLGLRLFELGGLVIKNIDLRKDTINFMHELVKETELTCHLGILDGDNGFFLSKVESPKAIVKTSWEGKKIVFNRMSLGKVLLAWLPQERIDSLIADCTFEYLTPRTITNKEDFLQHLKIVKEQGWAIDDGEDIEEICCMAAPIFNQNGEVIAAIGVNGMQSQYANGKKEKHLASLIKTSKAITDHINSRNIDIR is encoded by the coding sequence ATGAATATATTCCAACAGCTCGAACACAGTAAAGCGCCAGCAGCCGTCCGTTTGGTGATGATTATTGACTACATCGCTAAACATGACGAAGCCAGCTTCACTGAGATTTGTACTGATTTGTCTATCCCGAAAAGCAGCGTACACCACCTGTTAGAAGTATTGGTGGTGACACAGTTGCTGCGCCAGCGTGCTGATGGCCGTTATGTTTTGGGATTAAGACTGTTTGAGCTGGGCGGTCTGGTAATAAAGAATATCGATCTGCGTAAAGACACCATTAATTTTATGCATGAACTGGTCAAAGAGACGGAGTTGACCTGCCATCTCGGTATTCTGGACGGCGATAACGGTTTCTTCCTGAGTAAAGTGGAATCTCCCAAGGCCATCGTAAAAACATCCTGGGAAGGTAAGAAAATTGTATTTAACCGTATGTCTCTGGGAAAAGTGCTATTGGCCTGGCTACCACAGGAAAGAATTGACTCACTCATTGCCGATTGTACCTTCGAATATTTGACACCCCGGACGATTACCAATAAAGAAGATTTCCTACAGCACCTGAAAATCGTCAAGGAACAGGGCTGGGCTATAGATGACGGCGAAGATATAGAAGAAATCTGCTGTATGGCCGCACCGATTTTTAACCAAAACGGCGAGGTCATCGCTGCCATCGGCGTTAACGGTATGCAATCACAATATGCTAATGGAAAAAAAGAGAAGCATCTGGCAAGCCTGATTAAAACCAGCAAAGCAATTACCGATCATATTAACAGCCGGAATATTGATATTAGATAA
- a CDS encoding asparaginase, producing the protein MQLSFIARTITAACLMLSSHALLADDVKPGVTIYATGGTIAGKAESNTATTGYQAGAIGIQELLNAVPAIGDVATVTGEQIANTASGNIDQAILLKLSKAINKQLSDANTHGVVITHGTDTLEETAFFLDLTVKSDKPVVIVGAMRPATAISADGSMNLLEAVTLATSKNAEKRGAMVLLNDRIGSAFYTTKTNATSLDTFKANEQGYLGAFYGGVPRFFYQPAAPENKPFFDVSNKETLAKVDILYGYQDQDSGLLNAAIEQGAKGIIIAGSGNGSTPTRIKEDIKKAVAKGIPVVISTRTGNGYVTDKKKDGAIGSGFYNPQKARILLSLALSNGDDIEKIRSYFEQ; encoded by the coding sequence ATGCAACTTTCATTCATCGCTCGCACCATCACCGCCGCTTGTCTAATGCTGTCGTCCCATGCGCTGCTGGCCGATGACGTCAAACCTGGCGTCACGATATACGCTACCGGCGGCACCATCGCCGGAAAGGCAGAATCCAATACGGCCACGACAGGTTATCAGGCAGGCGCTATCGGCATTCAGGAACTGTTGAATGCCGTGCCAGCCATTGGCGATGTCGCGACGGTGACAGGCGAGCAAATCGCCAACACCGCCAGCGGCAATATCGACCAGGCCATTCTGTTGAAGCTATCCAAAGCGATTAACAAACAGTTAAGCGATGCAAACACGCACGGTGTCGTCATCACTCACGGCACTGACACGTTAGAAGAGACGGCGTTCTTTTTAGATCTGACGGTAAAAAGCGATAAGCCGGTAGTTATCGTTGGCGCGATGCGTCCCGCCACCGCCATCAGCGCGGACGGTTCCATGAACCTGCTGGAAGCCGTCACGCTGGCGACGAGTAAGAACGCGGAAAAACGCGGTGCGATGGTGCTGCTGAACGATCGCATCGGCTCCGCCTTCTATACCACTAAAACCAACGCCACGTCGCTGGACACGTTCAAAGCCAATGAACAAGGCTATCTGGGCGCATTCTACGGCGGCGTTCCGCGCTTCTTTTACCAGCCAGCCGCCCCCGAAAACAAACCGTTCTTTGACGTAAGCAATAAGGAAACGCTGGCGAAAGTCGACATTCTGTACGGTTATCAGGATCAAGACAGCGGCCTGCTGAATGCCGCCATTGAACAGGGCGCAAAAGGCATCATTATCGCGGGCAGCGGTAACGGTTCTACGCCCACGCGTATCAAAGAAGACATCAAGAAAGCGGTAGCCAAAGGCATTCCGGTGGTGATCAGCACGCGCACCGGCAACGGCTATGTGACCGATAAGAAGAAAGATGGCGCTATCGGCAGCGGGTTCTACAACCCGCAAAAAGCACGCATTCTGCTTTCGCTGGCGTTGTCTAACGGCGACGACATCGAGAAAATCCGCAGCTATTTCGAGCAGTAA